The Methylomicrobium agile genome has a segment encoding these proteins:
- a CDS encoding transposase: MGRGLLEEKGIRFYFLPPYSPELNRIKPLWRKMKYEWLKFKLYTPDEPERVIDEIGEGFGSIQADFLIGA; the protein is encoded by the coding sequence TTGGGGCGGGGCCTCCTGGAAGAAAAAGGGATACGGTTTTATTTTCTGCCGCCTTACAGCCCCGAATTGAACCGGATTAAACCGCTTTGGCGCAAGATGAAATACGAATGGCTCAAATTCAAACTATATACGCCGGACGAACCGGAACGGGTCATCGACGAAATCGGGGAAGGGTTCGGCTCTATACAGGCCGACTTTTTGATAGGCGCTTAA
- a CDS encoding type II secretion system F family protein codes for MAQQAEQIDFIWDGVDKAGNKIKNRPISALSETIAKADLKRQGFRVIRIKKKPKPLFKKVQKITAGDIAVFARQLATMLQAGVPLVQSFDIIGKGHENPSMQTMLLSIKASIEGGNTLAQSLREHSIYFDELFCNLVEAGEQAGVLEALLDKIATYKEKTESIKKKIKKALTYPVAVIIVAVIVTVILLMFVVPVFEELFQSFGADLPAFTQMFINMSKWMRDWWWILFGSIGGAVYTFSYFKKRSYEFNHALDRILLKVPVVGMILNKSSIARFARTLSTMSAAGVPLVEALESVAGACGNIVYAEVVLKMREEVATGQRLQFAMQQSNLFPHMVQQMVAIGEESGSMDAMLAKVADFYEEEVDNLIDNLSSLMEPMIMAILGIMVGSLLIAMYLPIFKLGAAVG; via the coding sequence ATGGCACAACAAGCTGAACAAATCGATTTTATCTGGGACGGAGTCGACAAGGCCGGCAATAAAATCAAGAATCGCCCTATTTCGGCGCTCAGCGAGACAATCGCCAAAGCCGACCTGAAAAGGCAGGGATTCCGCGTCATCCGAATCAAGAAAAAACCGAAACCCTTATTTAAAAAGGTCCAGAAAATCACGGCCGGCGATATCGCGGTTTTTGCACGGCAACTGGCGACCATGCTTCAGGCCGGCGTTCCTTTGGTCCAGTCTTTCGATATTATCGGCAAGGGCCACGAGAATCCGAGCATGCAGACCATGCTGTTGTCGATCAAGGCCAGTATTGAAGGCGGCAACACGCTGGCGCAGTCTTTGCGCGAACATTCGATCTATTTCGACGAATTGTTTTGCAATCTGGTCGAGGCGGGCGAACAGGCAGGGGTCTTGGAGGCTTTGCTCGACAAAATTGCGACCTATAAGGAAAAGACCGAGTCGATCAAGAAGAAGATCAAAAAAGCGCTAACCTATCCTGTGGCGGTAATCATTGTCGCCGTGATCGTGACCGTGATTCTATTGATGTTCGTCGTACCGGTGTTCGAAGAGTTGTTTCAAAGCTTCGGCGCGGATTTGCCGGCTTTTACGCAAATGTTCATCAACATGTCAAAATGGATGAGAGACTGGTGGTGGATATTGTTCGGCTCGATCGGCGGCGCTGTTTATACCTTTTCTTATTTCAAGAAACGGTCCTATGAGTTCAATCACGCACTGGACAGAATCTTGCTGAAGGTGCCGGTGGTGGGGATGATTTTGAATAAATCCTCCATCGCGCGTTTTGCCAGAACCTTATCCACCATGTCGGCGGCCGGGGTGCCGCTGGTCGAAGCGCTGGAATCGGTCGCCGGCGCATGTGGTAACATAGTCTATGCCGAAGTGGTCCTGAAGATGCGTGAAGAGGTCGCCACCGGGCAAAGGCTGCAGTTTGCGATGCAGCAGAGTAATCTGTTTCCGCATATGGTTCAGCAAATGGTCGCGATCGGCGAAGAGTCCGGTTCGATGGACGCGATGCTCGCCAAGGTCGCGGACTTTTACGAGGAAGAGGTCGACAATTTGATCGACAATTTGAGCAGCCTAATGGAACCGATGATCATGGCTATCCTCGGCATTATGGTCGGCAGCCTGTTGATCGCGATGTATCTGCCTATTTTCAAACTCGGCGCGGCCGTAGGTTGA
- the pilB gene encoding type IV-A pilus assembly ATPase PilB, producing MSTPTTEFLFNGIAKCLIQKGFLSENEVRTHSQEAVKKNVSLVSYLVANKLVSARTIASVASAEFGVPFLELDALDLKSLPVKLINEKLIVKYQILPLFVRGKTIFVAMADPTNHQPFDEIKFQTRLHPECIIVEEDKLHKAIEAALEAPEASIATLLDEDLGNLAVSSAEEEAAKNEVNSDVDDAPIVRFVNKILLDSVKKGASDIHFEPYEKNFRIRFRTDGMLHEVASPPSSVATRVISRIKVMARLDIAERRVPQDGRIKLIVSKNRTLDFRVNTCPTLFGEKVVMRLLDPTSAQLGIEKLGFEPDQQKLFLDAINRPYGLVLVTGPTGSGKTVSLYTGLNILNTIERNISTAEDPVEITVEGINQVNMNVKAGLTFAGALRAFLRQDPDVIMVGEIRDLETAEIAIKAAQTGHLVLSTLHTNDAPQTLNRLMQMGIPAFNIVSSINLIMAQRLARRLCQHCKEPADYPDSVLISTGFKPEELKELRIYKSVGCEHCTNGYKGRVGIYQVMTLSEDMRRLILEGGNAMQLADQAKAEGINDLRASGLNKVRQGVTSIEEIDRVTKE from the coding sequence ATGTCTACGCCAACGACCGAATTTCTTTTTAATGGTATTGCCAAGTGCCTCATTCAGAAAGGCTTTCTTTCTGAAAACGAGGTACGGACTCATTCGCAGGAAGCGGTAAAGAAAAACGTTTCTCTGGTGAGTTATCTTGTCGCCAATAAACTGGTTAGCGCCAGAACGATCGCGTCTGTCGCTTCGGCCGAGTTCGGAGTGCCTTTTCTCGAACTCGATGCGCTCGATTTAAAGTCGCTGCCGGTCAAATTGATCAACGAAAAATTGATCGTCAAGTATCAGATCTTGCCGCTGTTCGTGCGCGGCAAGACGATCTTTGTCGCAATGGCCGACCCGACGAACCATCAGCCGTTCGACGAAATCAAGTTTCAAACCCGCCTGCATCCCGAATGCATCATTGTCGAAGAAGATAAGTTGCACAAGGCGATTGAGGCCGCTCTCGAAGCGCCGGAGGCGTCGATCGCGACCTTACTCGACGAAGATCTCGGCAACCTCGCGGTTTCCAGCGCCGAAGAGGAGGCGGCCAAGAATGAAGTCAATTCGGACGTGGACGATGCGCCGATCGTCCGCTTCGTGAATAAAATCCTGCTCGACTCGGTCAAGAAAGGCGCTTCCGATATCCATTTTGAACCTTACGAAAAAAACTTCCGTATCCGTTTTCGTACCGATGGCATGCTGCACGAGGTCGCAAGTCCCCCATCGTCGGTCGCCACCCGAGTGATTTCCCGGATCAAGGTGATGGCCCGGCTGGACATCGCCGAACGCCGGGTGCCCCAGGACGGACGGATCAAGTTGATCGTTTCCAAAAACCGTACGCTGGATTTTCGGGTCAATACCTGCCCAACCCTGTTCGGCGAAAAAGTCGTCATGCGTTTGCTCGATCCGACCAGCGCGCAATTGGGCATCGAGAAACTGGGTTTCGAGCCTGACCAACAGAAACTTTTTCTGGATGCGATCAACCGGCCCTATGGTTTGGTGTTGGTCACGGGGCCGACCGGCAGCGGTAAAACCGTATCGCTTTATACCGGACTGAATATCCTGAACACGATCGAACGCAACATCTCGACGGCCGAAGATCCGGTCGAAATCACCGTGGAAGGCATCAATCAGGTCAACATGAACGTGAAGGCCGGCCTGACCTTCGCCGGCGCCTTGCGCGCTTTTTTACGGCAGGATCCGGATGTGATCATGGTCGGTGAAATTCGCGACCTCGAAACGGCCGAAATTGCGATCAAAGCCGCCCAAACCGGCCACTTGGTGCTTTCCACCCTGCATACGAACGATGCGCCGCAGACCTTGAACCGGCTGATGCAAATGGGCATTCCGGCCTTCAACATCGTCTCGTCGATCAATCTGATCATGGCCCAGCGTCTGGCGCGCCGTTTATGCCAGCATTGCAAGGAACCCGCCGACTATCCGGATAGTGTATTGATTTCGACCGGTTTTAAACCGGAAGAATTGAAAGAGCTGCGCATTTACAAGTCTGTCGGCTGCGAACATTGTACGAACGGATACAAAGGCCGGGTCGGCATTTATCAGGTGATGACGCTGAGCGAGGATATGCGCCGGCTCATTCTTGAAGGAGGCAACGCGATGCAGTTGGCCGATCAGGCGAAAGCCGAGGGGATCAACGATCTGCGCGCCTCCGGCCTGAACAAGGTGCGCCAGGGCGTGACGAGCATTGAAGAAATTGACAGGGTGACAAAGGAATAA
- a CDS encoding valine--tRNA ligase has product MDKTYAPHAIEQRWYNTWEENGYFAAKAEGDSYCIMIPPPNVTGSLHMGHAFQDTVMDALIRYHRMQGHSTLWQVGTDHAGIATQMVVERLCNAEGKTRHDYGREKFVERVWQWKEESGGMITKQLRRMGSSVDWSRERFTMDKGMSDAVQEVFVRLYEEGLIYRGKRLVNWDPVLHTAVSDLEVLSEEENGSMWHIRYPLSNGQGHLIVATTRPETLLGDAAVAIHSGDERYRHLLGEFLELPLTGRKIPVIADDYVDPEFGTGCVKITPAHDFNDYEVWTRHRANAVIQDLPHGGLINIFTRDASVADDELIPEQYRGLDRFEARKRIVADLEAAGLLEKIADHKLMVPRGDRTGAVIEPFLTDQWYVKVAPLAKPAIEAVENGDIKFVPDNWKNTYFEWMRNIQDWCISRQIWWGHRIPAWYDEAGNTYVGRSEQAVRERHHLPADYPLRQDEDVLDTWFSSALWPFSTLGWPDRTPELARHYPTSVLVTGFDIIFFWVARMIMMGLKFQGDVPFKEVYIHGLVRDAEGQKMSKSKGNVLDPIDIIDGIDLESLVAKRISGMMQPHLAKKIEQATRKQFPDGIPSFGTDALRFTFASLASTGRDIRFDLARTEGYRNFCNKLWNAARYVLMNTEGHDNGLSGEPMTLTQVDRWILARLNQVIGSTRQAIDHYRFDLAAQSIYEFIWNEFCDWYLELAKISLQADGDALQRGTRNTLVTVLETALRLAHPIIPFITEEIWQRVAPLAGIQGETIMLQPYPAADPALDDPEAVAETEWVMNFILGVRRIRGEMNIAPGKPLSILLQNGSEKDRVYFESSRMYLYRLGRLESATWLADEEAAPESAIALVGALKILIPMAGLIDKDAELARLDKEIQKIRKELPRVEGKLNNSDFVNKAPPEVLKKEEQKLAELRSSLDNLEQQRRKIQSL; this is encoded by the coding sequence ATGGATAAAACATACGCCCCGCACGCCATCGAACAACGCTGGTACAACACCTGGGAAGAAAACGGCTATTTTGCCGCCAAAGCCGAAGGCGACTCCTACTGCATCATGATTCCGCCGCCCAACGTGACCGGCAGCCTGCACATGGGGCATGCGTTCCAGGATACGGTCATGGACGCCTTGATCCGCTATCACCGGATGCAGGGACACAGCACGTTGTGGCAGGTCGGCACCGACCATGCCGGGATCGCGACGCAGATGGTCGTCGAGCGCCTGTGCAACGCCGAAGGCAAAACCCGCCACGATTACGGGCGCGAGAAATTCGTCGAACGGGTCTGGCAATGGAAGGAAGAGTCCGGCGGGATGATCACCAAGCAACTCAGGCGAATGGGGTCGTCGGTGGACTGGAGCCGCGAACGCTTTACGATGGATAAGGGCATGTCCGACGCGGTGCAGGAAGTCTTCGTCCGCCTCTATGAAGAAGGCCTGATCTACCGCGGCAAGCGGCTGGTCAACTGGGATCCGGTGCTGCATACCGCGGTTTCCGATCTCGAAGTGCTGTCCGAGGAAGAAAACGGCTCGATGTGGCACATCCGCTATCCGCTGTCGAACGGGCAGGGGCATCTGATCGTCGCGACCACGCGGCCCGAAACCCTGCTCGGCGACGCGGCGGTCGCGATTCATTCCGGCGACGAGCGCTACAGGCACCTGCTCGGCGAGTTTCTGGAACTGCCGTTGACCGGGCGCAAAATTCCGGTGATTGCGGACGATTACGTCGATCCGGAATTCGGCACCGGCTGCGTGAAGATCACCCCGGCGCATGATTTCAACGATTACGAGGTCTGGACTCGGCACCGTGCCAATGCGGTGATTCAGGATCTGCCGCACGGCGGCTTGATCAACATCTTTACCCGCGACGCGAGCGTGGCGGACGACGAACTGATTCCGGAACAATACCGCGGGCTCGACCGCTTCGAGGCGCGCAAACGGATCGTCGCCGATCTCGAAGCGGCGGGCCTGCTCGAAAAAATCGCCGACCACAAACTGATGGTGCCGCGCGGCGACCGCACCGGCGCGGTAATCGAACCGTTCCTGACCGATCAATGGTATGTGAAGGTGGCGCCGCTGGCCAAGCCCGCGATCGAGGCGGTCGAGAACGGCGACATCAAGTTCGTGCCGGACAATTGGAAAAACACTTATTTCGAATGGATGCGCAACATCCAGGATTGGTGCATTTCCCGGCAGATCTGGTGGGGGCACCGGATTCCGGCCTGGTACGACGAGGCCGGCAATACTTATGTCGGCCGTTCGGAACAGGCGGTCCGCGAGCGTCACCACCTGCCGGCGGATTATCCGCTGCGCCAGGACGAAGACGTGCTCGACACCTGGTTTTCGTCCGCGTTGTGGCCGTTTTCGACGCTCGGCTGGCCGGACCGGACGCCGGAGCTGGCTCGCCATTATCCGACCAGCGTGCTGGTGACCGGCTTCGACATCATCTTTTTCTGGGTGGCCCGGATGATTATGATGGGGCTGAAATTCCAGGGCGACGTGCCGTTTAAAGAGGTGTACATTCACGGCCTGGTGCGCGATGCGGAAGGCCAGAAAATGTCCAAGTCGAAAGGCAACGTGCTCGATCCGATCGACATCATCGACGGGATCGACCTCGAAAGTCTGGTCGCGAAACGGATTTCGGGGATGATGCAGCCGCATCTGGCGAAAAAAATCGAACAGGCGACCCGCAAACAGTTCCCAGACGGCATACCCTCGTTCGGGACCGATGCGTTGCGCTTCACCTTTGCCTCATTAGCTTCGACTGGGCGCGACATTCGCTTCGATCTGGCGCGCACCGAAGGCTACCGGAACTTCTGCAACAAGCTCTGGAATGCGGCGCGTTATGTATTGATGAATACCGAAGGCCATGATAATGGACTGTCGGGTGAGCCTATGACTTTAACCCAGGTCGACCGCTGGATCCTGGCGCGGTTGAATCAGGTGATCGGCTCGACCCGCCAGGCCATCGACCATTACCGTTTCGATCTGGCCGCCCAGTCGATCTACGAATTCATCTGGAACGAGTTTTGCGACTGGTATCTGGAACTTGCGAAAATTTCGCTGCAGGCCGACGGCGACGCTTTGCAGCGCGGCACCCGCAATACCCTGGTGACTGTGCTCGAAACCGCGCTGCGGCTCGCGCATCCGATCATTCCGTTCATCACCGAGGAAATCTGGCAGCGGGTGGCTCCCCTAGCGGGCATTCAGGGCGAAACGATCATGCTGCAACCGTATCCGGCGGCCGATCCTGCGCTGGACGATCCGGAGGCGGTCGCCGAAACCGAGTGGGTGATGAACTTCATTCTGGGCGTGCGCCGGATACGCGGCGAGATGAATATCGCGCCGGGCAAGCCGCTGTCGATATTACTGCAGAACGGCAGCGAGAAGGATCGTGTTTATTTCGAGAGCAGCCGGATGTATTTGTACCGGCTGGGCCGTCTGGAGTCGGCTACCTGGCTGGCCGACGAAGAGGCCGCGCCGGAATCGGCGATTGCCCTGGTCGGCGCATTGAAAATCCTGATCCCGATGGCGGGCTTGATCGACAAGGATGCCGAATTGGCCCGCCTGGACAAGGAAATCCAAAAGATTCGGAAGGAACTGCCGCGCGTCGAAGGCAAATTGAACAATTCCGACTTCGTGAACAAGGCGCCGCCCGAAGTGCTGAAGAAAGAAGAGCAAAAGCTGGCCGAATTGCGTTCGTCGCTGGATAATCTCGAACAGCAGCGCCGAAAAATCCAGAGTCTGTAA
- a CDS encoding DUF3368 domain-containing protein produces the protein MKIVLNTSPIIFLGKIESLGLLQDCVDDIFAPKAVIDELCDYTLPYFIKVRPLSDIGAAYVQGALGQLHQGELEAMVLAKELSADFVVLDDLLARRKAQRLALNVIGTLGLLLLFEKRSLLSADQVWQKINLLIQQHGFYVSSNILNQIQIKILGDRTEES, from the coding sequence GTGAAAATCGTACTCAATACCAGTCCTATCATTTTTCTCGGTAAAATTGAGAGTCTTGGCTTATTGCAAGATTGCGTTGATGATATCTTTGCGCCAAAAGCGGTGATTGACGAACTGTGCGATTACACTTTGCCATATTTTATAAAAGTACGCCCTTTGTCCGACATTGGCGCTGCGTATGTTCAAGGCGCGCTTGGGCAATTACATCAAGGGGAGTTGGAAGCAATGGTTCTAGCTAAAGAATTATCCGCCGATTTTGTGGTTCTGGATGATTTGCTGGCAAGACGAAAAGCGCAACGTTTAGCGCTTAATGTTATCGGTACGCTGGGCCTTCTGCTTCTATTTGAAAAACGCAGTTTGTTATCCGCAGACCAGGTTTGGCAAAAAATAAATCTGTTGATACAGCAACATGGCTTCTATGTGTCCTCAAATATACTCAATCAAATTCAGATAAAAATTCTGGGCGACAGAACTGAAGAGTCTTGA